A window of the Motacilla alba alba isolate MOTALB_02 chromosome 26, Motacilla_alba_V1.0_pri, whole genome shotgun sequence genome harbors these coding sequences:
- the LOC119711973 gene encoding polymeric immunoglobulin receptor-like — protein sequence MAMELRALVLLLLCFPGLQGQTPETQRRREGDTLYIQCPYTPETTRQRTKYWCLPLGNKQCQEVVRTYSESIQQSHDGRTKIKDDPTTKTVSVTMADLKAEDSGTYFCALYKSYYDYPRLRTISLNVFKELLQWELDTLTVQCPAGSDAWCRGQADCTGPVRKQTQPSKQSEIKSLQGTVSLQYKAQGALVVTMKNLKARDSGVYWCAQGVERTRKMEVVLSVFKRTQKLSAKESGNVSVQCHYKIADYETVSKAWCKKEEGEMCNVLVTTRPESPAGNSTARKRVRIQDDTRQGIVTVTMEQLQVQDSGVYWCALQGGSGLVRVEEVTLNVSKALPPGGFPGSESQSEEILLGDSCNGNTFVILSVVLLILLLLALLTSIALGVRYYKLLLRTGIREAQDTSDRAEGTAQPGSTGRRESSQDDSKGSAYINLDVKSHPNPEDPLYCNVEPSQAARSPRHVEYAVIAFNPSPRTGRE from the exons ATGGCCATGGAGCTGAgagccctggtcctgctgctgctctgcttcccag GTCTCCAAGGCCAAACCCCAGAAACCCAGAGACGACGGGAAGGGGACACTCTGTATATCCAGTGTCCTTATACACCGGAGACTACTCGCCAGCGCACAAAATACTGGTGCCTCCCCCTGGGAAATAAACAATGTCAAGAAGTAGTGCGCACTTACTCTGAAAGCATCCAACAGTCCCACGATGGGAGAACTAAAATAAAGGATGACCCCACCACTAAGACTGTTTCCGTCACCATGGCTGACCTCAAGGCAGAGGACTCAGGCACATATTTCTGTGCTCTTTACAAATCTTACTATGACTATCCACGGCTAAGGACGATCTCACTGAATGTTTTCAAGG agctgctccagtgggAGCTGGACACCCTGACAGTGCAGTGCCCAGCGGGGAGTGATGCCTGGTGCCgagggcaggcagactgcacGGGCCCGGTGAGGAAACAAACACAGCCTTCAAAACAGAGTGAAATTAAATCCCTGCAAGGCACAGTGTCATTGCAGTATAAGGCTCAAGGAGCTCTCGTTGTCACCATGAAGAACCTGAAGGCCCGGGACTCTGGTGTGTACTGGTGTGCACAGGGCGTGGAGCGCACCCGGAAAATGGAGGTCGTGCTCTCTGTGTTCAAGA GGACCCAGAAGCTCTCAGCCAAGGAGTCAGGCAATGTCTCTGTCCAGTGCCACTACAAGATCGCAGACTACGAGACTGTCAGCAAAGCCTGGTGCAaaaaggaagagggggaaaTGTGTAACGTGCTGGTCACCACCCGACCAGAGTCCCCAGCAGGAAACAGCACGGCTCGGAAGCGTGTCAGGATCCAGGATGACACCCGGCAGGGCATTGTCACTGTCAccatggagcagctgcaggtgcaggacTCGGGCGTGTACTGGTGCGCGCTCCAGGGCGGCTCCGGTCTGGTCCGCGTGGAGGAGGTCACGCTCAACGTTTCCAAGG CGCTGCCTCCGGGAGGTTTTCCAGGCTCTGAAAGCcaaagtgaagaaattcttttggGTGACAG ctgcaaTGGGAACACCTTTGTCATCCTGTCCGTGGTGctgctcatcctgctgctcctggccctccTCACCTCCATAGCCCTGGGTGTCAGGTACTACAAGCTCCTGCTGAGGACAG GTATCAGAGAAGCACAGGACACCAGTGACAGAGCAGAAGGCACAGCACAg cctggcagcaccgGGAGGAGGGAAAGTTCTCAGGATGACAGCAAAGGGTCAGCATACATCAACCTGGATGTGaaatcccacccaaaccccGAGGATCCTCTTTACTGCAACGTGGAACCGAGTCAGGCTGCCAGGAGCCCCCGGCACGTGGAGTACGCCGTCATCGCCTTCAACCCGTCCCCAAGGACCGGCAGGGAATGA
- the LOC119711974 gene encoding triggering receptor expressed on myeloid cells 2-like: protein MEKLLHLTLVFLSASCAAENVTVVAAMEGDTISVNCSYDPRQWWREKSWCRQLDQSRCQHVVSAPPAWLPFPRNRRGTTSISDDARAGLLTVTMRRLRKEDAGLYQCRTDFLGQTKSLRKVQVEVLAADLVTPVPEEPRAVQSISRSPPDVDFTVFYILAGFLVAKFMVAVLVGAVAHSRKSREKGQSPGLGEQQVLPLPADLGQGGIGLSWESSA, encoded by the exons ATGGAGAAGCTCCTGCACCTCACCTTGGTCTTCCTGTCAG catcctgtgctgcagagaacGTCACCGTGGTGGCCGCCATGGAAGGGGACACCATTTCTGTCAACTGCTCCTACGACCCGCGGCAGTGGTGGCGGGAGAAGAGCTGGTGCAGGCAGCTGGACCAGAGCCGGTGCCAGCACGTGGTGAGCGCCCCGCCCGCGTGGCTGCCCTTCCCCAGGAACAGGAGGGGCACCACGTCCATCAGCGACGACGCCCGCGCCGGGCTCCTGACCGTCACCATGAGGCGCCTCCGCAAGGAGGACGCGGGGCTGTACCAGTGCAGAACGGATTTCCTGGGCCAGACAAAGAGCCTGAGGAAGGTGCAGGTGGAAGTGCTGGCAG CTGACCTGGTGACCCCCGTGccagaggagcccagagctgtgcagagcattTCCAG GTCCCCTCCTGATGTGGATTTCACTGTTTTCTACATCCTGGCTGGATTCCTGGTGGCCAAGTTCATGGTGGCTGTGCTGGTCGGTGCTGTTGCccacagcaggaagagcagggagaaagggcagagcccaggcctgggtgagcagcaggtgctCCCGCTCCCTGCTGACCTTGGACAAGGTGGAATCGGCCTCTCCTGGGAGAGCTCTGCGTGA